Proteins from a genomic interval of Molothrus ater isolate BHLD 08-10-18 breed brown headed cowbird chromosome 10, BPBGC_Mater_1.1, whole genome shotgun sequence:
- the MFSD1 gene encoding major facilitator superfamily domain-containing protein 1 isoform X3, translating to MCFLGFGSYFCYDNPAALQTQVQRDMKVNTAQFMALYAWYSWPNVVLCFFGGFLIDRVFGIRLGTVIFSIFVCAGQVVFALGALFNTFWLMEVGRFIFGIGGESLAVAQNTYAVSWFKGKELNLVFGLQLSMARIGSTVNMNIMGWIYSRVQDLLGSAGPSTLGLALLIGGVTCLFSLSCALILAYLDRRAEKLLCKEQGKTGEVIKLTDVKDFSLSLWLIFVICVCYYAAVFPFIGLGKVFFIEKFRFSPQEASAINSIVYIISAPMSPVFGLLVDKVGKNVIWVLCAVVTTLASHIMLAFTFWNPWIAMCLLGLAYSLLACALWPMVAFVVPEHQLGTAYGFMQSIQNLGLAVIAIAAGMILDTRGYLFLEVFFSACVCLSLLAVVMLYFVNHLTAPSSLLLLFLNPGPQKCAEIAAWPCGKAGML from the exons ATGTGCTTCCTGGGATTCG GCAGCTACTTCTGCTACGACAACCCGGCCGCTCTGCAGACGCAGGTTCAGCGG gacaTGAAGGTGAACACAGCCCAGTTCATGGCCCTCTATGCCTGGTACTCGTGGCCCAACGTGGTGCTGTGCTTCTTTGGAGGCTTCCTGATAGACAGAGTGTTTGGGATCCG GTTGGGCACTGTAATATTCAGCATCtttgtgtgtgctgggcag gtggTTTTTGCTCTGGGAGCACTGTTCAATACCTTCTGGCTGATGGAAGTGGGCAGGTTCATATTTGG GATTGGGGGCGAGTCCCTGGCCGTGGCCCAGAACACCTATGCAGTCAGCTGGTTCAAGGGCAAGGAGCTCAACCTGGTGTTTGGATTGCAGCTCAGCATGGCCAGGATT GGGAGCACGGTGAACATGAATATTATGGGATGGATCTACTCCAGAGTGCAGGatctcctgggctctgctggtcCCAGCACCCTCGGCCTGGCTCTGCTCATAG GTGGGGTCACCTGTCTGTTctcactgagctgtgctctAATCCTGGCTTACCTGGACAGGAGggcagagaagctgctgtgtAAAGAGCAGGGGAAAACAG GAGAGGTGATCAAGCTGACAGATGTGAAGGATTTCTCCCTGTCCTTGTGGCTCATCTTTGTCATCTGTGTCTGTTACTACGCTGCAGTTTTCCCTTTCATTGGCCTGGGGAA ggttttctttattgaaaaattcagattttcccCTCAAGAAGCCAGTGCAATCAACAG catcGTGTACATCATCTCagcccccatgtcccctgtgttTGGCCTGCTGGTGGACAAAGTTGGCAAGAACGTCATctgggtgctgtgtgctgtggtcACCACTCTGGCCTCACACATCATGCTGGCCTTCACCTTCTGGAACCCCTGGATAGCCATG tgcctgctgggCCTGGCCTATTCCCTGCTGGCCTGTGCCCTGTGGCCCATGGTGGCCTTTGTTGTCCCCGAGCACCAGCTGGGAACTGCCTATGGCTT catGCAGTCCATCCAGAACCTGGGCCTGGCAGTGATTGCCATAGCAGCTGGCATGATCCTGGACACCAGGGGATACCTGTTCCTGGAGGTCTTCTtcagtgcctgtgtgtgct TGTCACTGCTAGCTGTGGTCATGCTGTACTTTGTCAATCACCTCACAG ctcccagctcattACTCCTCCTGTTTCTCAACCCTGGCCCACAGAAGTGTGCTGAAATAGCAGCCTGGCCctgtggaaaagcaggaatgctCTGA
- the MFSD1 gene encoding major facilitator superfamily domain-containing protein 1 isoform X1: MCFLGFGSYFCYDNPAALQTQVQRDMKVNTAQFMALYAWYSWPNVVLCFFGGFLIDRVFGIRLGTVIFSIFVCAGQVVFALGALFNTFWLMEVGRFIFGIGGESLAVAQNTYAVSWFKGKELNLVFGLQLSMARIGSTVNMNIMGWIYSRVQDLLGSAGPSTLGLALLIGGVTCLFSLSCALILAYLDRRAEKLLCKEQGKTGEVIKLTDVKDFSLSLWLIFVICVCYYAAVFPFIGLGKVFFIEKFRFSPQEASAINSIVYIISAPMSPVFGLLVDKVGKNVIWVLCAVVTTLASHIMLAFTFWNPWIAMCLLGLAYSLLACALWPMVAFVVPEHQLGTAYGFMQSIQNLGLAVIAIAAGMILDTRGYLFLEVFFSACVCLSLLAVVMLYFVNHLTGGDLNWSAKKRAKLQKAAASEAEEQERLRRQNEDDLAKLLPKADAFSLRNKYLSKLGAQLPAHYSSCFSTLAHRSVLK, from the exons ATGTGCTTCCTGGGATTCG GCAGCTACTTCTGCTACGACAACCCGGCCGCTCTGCAGACGCAGGTTCAGCGG gacaTGAAGGTGAACACAGCCCAGTTCATGGCCCTCTATGCCTGGTACTCGTGGCCCAACGTGGTGCTGTGCTTCTTTGGAGGCTTCCTGATAGACAGAGTGTTTGGGATCCG GTTGGGCACTGTAATATTCAGCATCtttgtgtgtgctgggcag gtggTTTTTGCTCTGGGAGCACTGTTCAATACCTTCTGGCTGATGGAAGTGGGCAGGTTCATATTTGG GATTGGGGGCGAGTCCCTGGCCGTGGCCCAGAACACCTATGCAGTCAGCTGGTTCAAGGGCAAGGAGCTCAACCTGGTGTTTGGATTGCAGCTCAGCATGGCCAGGATT GGGAGCACGGTGAACATGAATATTATGGGATGGATCTACTCCAGAGTGCAGGatctcctgggctctgctggtcCCAGCACCCTCGGCCTGGCTCTGCTCATAG GTGGGGTCACCTGTCTGTTctcactgagctgtgctctAATCCTGGCTTACCTGGACAGGAGggcagagaagctgctgtgtAAAGAGCAGGGGAAAACAG GAGAGGTGATCAAGCTGACAGATGTGAAGGATTTCTCCCTGTCCTTGTGGCTCATCTTTGTCATCTGTGTCTGTTACTACGCTGCAGTTTTCCCTTTCATTGGCCTGGGGAA ggttttctttattgaaaaattcagattttcccCTCAAGAAGCCAGTGCAATCAACAG catcGTGTACATCATCTCagcccccatgtcccctgtgttTGGCCTGCTGGTGGACAAAGTTGGCAAGAACGTCATctgggtgctgtgtgctgtggtcACCACTCTGGCCTCACACATCATGCTGGCCTTCACCTTCTGGAACCCCTGGATAGCCATG tgcctgctgggCCTGGCCTATTCCCTGCTGGCCTGTGCCCTGTGGCCCATGGTGGCCTTTGTTGTCCCCGAGCACCAGCTGGGAACTGCCTATGGCTT catGCAGTCCATCCAGAACCTGGGCCTGGCAGTGATTGCCATAGCAGCTGGCATGATCCTGGACACCAGGGGATACCTGTTCCTGGAGGTCTTCTtcagtgcctgtgtgtgct TGTCACTGCTAGCTGTGGTCATGCTGTACTTTGTCAATCACCTCACAG GTGGTGATCTCAACTGGTCTGCAAAGAAAAGGGCAAAACTGcaaaaagcagctgcttctga agCAGAAGAGCAGGAGAGGCTCAGAAGGCAGAACGAAGATGATTTGGCAAAATTGCTGCCAAAAGCTGATGCCTTTAGTTTAAGGAATAAATACCTGTCCAAGCTTGGAGCTCAG ctcccagctcattACTCCTCCTGTTTCTCAACCCTGGCCCACAGAAGTGTGCTGAAATAG
- the MFSD1 gene encoding major facilitator superfamily domain-containing protein 1 isoform X2, giving the protein MCFLGFGSYFCYDNPAALQTQVQRDMKVNTAQFMALYAWYSWPNVVLCFFGGFLIDRVFGIRLGTVIFSIFVCAGQVVFALGALFNTFWLMEVGRFIFGIGGESLAVAQNTYAVSWFKGKELNLVFGLQLSMARIGSTVNMNIMGWIYSRVQDLLGSAGPSTLGLALLIGGVTCLFSLSCALILAYLDRRAEKLLCKEQGKTGEVIKLTDVKDFSLSLWLIFVICVCYYAAVFPFIGLGKVFFIEKFRFSPQEASAINSIVYIISAPMSPVFGLLVDKVGKNVIWVLCAVVTTLASHIMLAFTFWNPWIAMCLLGLAYSLLACALWPMVAFVVPEHQLGTAYGFMQSIQNLGLAVIAIAAGMILDTRGYLFLEVFFSACVCLSLLAVVMLYFVNHLTGGDLNWSAKKRAKLQKAAASDSQLITPPVSQPWPTEVC; this is encoded by the exons ATGTGCTTCCTGGGATTCG GCAGCTACTTCTGCTACGACAACCCGGCCGCTCTGCAGACGCAGGTTCAGCGG gacaTGAAGGTGAACACAGCCCAGTTCATGGCCCTCTATGCCTGGTACTCGTGGCCCAACGTGGTGCTGTGCTTCTTTGGAGGCTTCCTGATAGACAGAGTGTTTGGGATCCG GTTGGGCACTGTAATATTCAGCATCtttgtgtgtgctgggcag gtggTTTTTGCTCTGGGAGCACTGTTCAATACCTTCTGGCTGATGGAAGTGGGCAGGTTCATATTTGG GATTGGGGGCGAGTCCCTGGCCGTGGCCCAGAACACCTATGCAGTCAGCTGGTTCAAGGGCAAGGAGCTCAACCTGGTGTTTGGATTGCAGCTCAGCATGGCCAGGATT GGGAGCACGGTGAACATGAATATTATGGGATGGATCTACTCCAGAGTGCAGGatctcctgggctctgctggtcCCAGCACCCTCGGCCTGGCTCTGCTCATAG GTGGGGTCACCTGTCTGTTctcactgagctgtgctctAATCCTGGCTTACCTGGACAGGAGggcagagaagctgctgtgtAAAGAGCAGGGGAAAACAG GAGAGGTGATCAAGCTGACAGATGTGAAGGATTTCTCCCTGTCCTTGTGGCTCATCTTTGTCATCTGTGTCTGTTACTACGCTGCAGTTTTCCCTTTCATTGGCCTGGGGAA ggttttctttattgaaaaattcagattttcccCTCAAGAAGCCAGTGCAATCAACAG catcGTGTACATCATCTCagcccccatgtcccctgtgttTGGCCTGCTGGTGGACAAAGTTGGCAAGAACGTCATctgggtgctgtgtgctgtggtcACCACTCTGGCCTCACACATCATGCTGGCCTTCACCTTCTGGAACCCCTGGATAGCCATG tgcctgctgggCCTGGCCTATTCCCTGCTGGCCTGTGCCCTGTGGCCCATGGTGGCCTTTGTTGTCCCCGAGCACCAGCTGGGAACTGCCTATGGCTT catGCAGTCCATCCAGAACCTGGGCCTGGCAGTGATTGCCATAGCAGCTGGCATGATCCTGGACACCAGGGGATACCTGTTCCTGGAGGTCTTCTtcagtgcctgtgtgtgct TGTCACTGCTAGCTGTGGTCATGCTGTACTTTGTCAATCACCTCACAG GTGGTGATCTCAACTGGTCTGCAAAGAAAAGGGCAAAACTGcaaaaagcagctgcttctga ctcccagctcattACTCCTCCTGTTTCTCAACCCTGGCCCACAGAAGTGTGCTGA
- the MFSD1 gene encoding major facilitator superfamily domain-containing protein 1 isoform X4 has protein sequence MCFLGFGSYFCYDNPAALQTQVQRDMKVNTAQFMALYAWYSWPNVVLCFFGGFLIDRVFGIRLGTVIFSIFVCAGQVVFALGALFNTFWLMEVGRFIFGIGGESLAVAQNTYAVSWFKGKELNLVFGLQLSMARIGSTVNMNIMGWIYSRVQDLLGSAGPSTLGLALLIGGVTCLFSLSCALILAYLDRRAEKLLCKEQGKTGEVIKLTDVKDFSLSLWLIFVICVCYYAAVFPFIGLGKVFFIEKFRFSPQEASAINSIVYIISAPMSPVFGLLVDKVGKNVIWVLCAVVTTLASHIMLAFTFWNPWIAMCLLGLAYSLLACALWPMVAFVVPEHQLGTAYGFMQSIQNLGLAVIAIAAGMILDTRGYLFLEVFFSACVCLSLLAVVMLYFVNHLTGGDLNWSAKKRAKLQKAAASEKES, from the exons ATGTGCTTCCTGGGATTCG GCAGCTACTTCTGCTACGACAACCCGGCCGCTCTGCAGACGCAGGTTCAGCGG gacaTGAAGGTGAACACAGCCCAGTTCATGGCCCTCTATGCCTGGTACTCGTGGCCCAACGTGGTGCTGTGCTTCTTTGGAGGCTTCCTGATAGACAGAGTGTTTGGGATCCG GTTGGGCACTGTAATATTCAGCATCtttgtgtgtgctgggcag gtggTTTTTGCTCTGGGAGCACTGTTCAATACCTTCTGGCTGATGGAAGTGGGCAGGTTCATATTTGG GATTGGGGGCGAGTCCCTGGCCGTGGCCCAGAACACCTATGCAGTCAGCTGGTTCAAGGGCAAGGAGCTCAACCTGGTGTTTGGATTGCAGCTCAGCATGGCCAGGATT GGGAGCACGGTGAACATGAATATTATGGGATGGATCTACTCCAGAGTGCAGGatctcctgggctctgctggtcCCAGCACCCTCGGCCTGGCTCTGCTCATAG GTGGGGTCACCTGTCTGTTctcactgagctgtgctctAATCCTGGCTTACCTGGACAGGAGggcagagaagctgctgtgtAAAGAGCAGGGGAAAACAG GAGAGGTGATCAAGCTGACAGATGTGAAGGATTTCTCCCTGTCCTTGTGGCTCATCTTTGTCATCTGTGTCTGTTACTACGCTGCAGTTTTCCCTTTCATTGGCCTGGGGAA ggttttctttattgaaaaattcagattttcccCTCAAGAAGCCAGTGCAATCAACAG catcGTGTACATCATCTCagcccccatgtcccctgtgttTGGCCTGCTGGTGGACAAAGTTGGCAAGAACGTCATctgggtgctgtgtgctgtggtcACCACTCTGGCCTCACACATCATGCTGGCCTTCACCTTCTGGAACCCCTGGATAGCCATG tgcctgctgggCCTGGCCTATTCCCTGCTGGCCTGTGCCCTGTGGCCCATGGTGGCCTTTGTTGTCCCCGAGCACCAGCTGGGAACTGCCTATGGCTT catGCAGTCCATCCAGAACCTGGGCCTGGCAGTGATTGCCATAGCAGCTGGCATGATCCTGGACACCAGGGGATACCTGTTCCTGGAGGTCTTCTtcagtgcctgtgtgtgct TGTCACTGCTAGCTGTGGTCATGCTGTACTTTGTCAATCACCTCACAG GTGGTGATCTCAACTGGTCTGCAAAGAAAAGGGCAAAACTGcaaaaagcagctgcttctga aaaggaaagTTGA
- the MFSD1 gene encoding major facilitator superfamily domain-containing protein 1 isoform X5: MCFLGFGSYFCYDNPAALQTQVQRDMKVNTAQFMALYAWYSWPNVVLCFFGGFLIDRVFGIRLGTVIFSIFVCAGQVVFALGALFNTFWLMEVGRFIFGIGGESLAVAQNTYAVSWFKGKELNLVFGLQLSMARIGSTVNMNIMGWIYSRVQDLLGSAGPSTLGLALLIGGVTCLFSLSCALILAYLDRRAEKLLCKEQGKTGEVIKLTDVKDFSLSLWLIFVICVCYYAAVFPFIGLGKVFFIEKFRFSPQEASAINSIVYIISAPMSPVFGLLVDKVGKNVIWVLCAVVTTLASHIMLAFTFWNPWIAMCLLGLAYSLLACALWPMVAFVVPEHQLGTAYGFMQSIQNLGLAVIAIAAGMILDTRGYLFLEVFFSACVCLSLLAVVMLYFVNHLTGGDLNWSAKKRAKLQKAAASE; this comes from the exons ATGTGCTTCCTGGGATTCG GCAGCTACTTCTGCTACGACAACCCGGCCGCTCTGCAGACGCAGGTTCAGCGG gacaTGAAGGTGAACACAGCCCAGTTCATGGCCCTCTATGCCTGGTACTCGTGGCCCAACGTGGTGCTGTGCTTCTTTGGAGGCTTCCTGATAGACAGAGTGTTTGGGATCCG GTTGGGCACTGTAATATTCAGCATCtttgtgtgtgctgggcag gtggTTTTTGCTCTGGGAGCACTGTTCAATACCTTCTGGCTGATGGAAGTGGGCAGGTTCATATTTGG GATTGGGGGCGAGTCCCTGGCCGTGGCCCAGAACACCTATGCAGTCAGCTGGTTCAAGGGCAAGGAGCTCAACCTGGTGTTTGGATTGCAGCTCAGCATGGCCAGGATT GGGAGCACGGTGAACATGAATATTATGGGATGGATCTACTCCAGAGTGCAGGatctcctgggctctgctggtcCCAGCACCCTCGGCCTGGCTCTGCTCATAG GTGGGGTCACCTGTCTGTTctcactgagctgtgctctAATCCTGGCTTACCTGGACAGGAGggcagagaagctgctgtgtAAAGAGCAGGGGAAAACAG GAGAGGTGATCAAGCTGACAGATGTGAAGGATTTCTCCCTGTCCTTGTGGCTCATCTTTGTCATCTGTGTCTGTTACTACGCTGCAGTTTTCCCTTTCATTGGCCTGGGGAA ggttttctttattgaaaaattcagattttcccCTCAAGAAGCCAGTGCAATCAACAG catcGTGTACATCATCTCagcccccatgtcccctgtgttTGGCCTGCTGGTGGACAAAGTTGGCAAGAACGTCATctgggtgctgtgtgctgtggtcACCACTCTGGCCTCACACATCATGCTGGCCTTCACCTTCTGGAACCCCTGGATAGCCATG tgcctgctgggCCTGGCCTATTCCCTGCTGGCCTGTGCCCTGTGGCCCATGGTGGCCTTTGTTGTCCCCGAGCACCAGCTGGGAACTGCCTATGGCTT catGCAGTCCATCCAGAACCTGGGCCTGGCAGTGATTGCCATAGCAGCTGGCATGATCCTGGACACCAGGGGATACCTGTTCCTGGAGGTCTTCTtcagtgcctgtgtgtgct TGTCACTGCTAGCTGTGGTCATGCTGTACTTTGTCAATCACCTCACAG GTGGTGATCTCAACTGGTCTGCAAAGAAAAGGGCAAAACTGcaaaaagcagctgcttctgaGTGA